The sequence below is a genomic window from Desulfobacterales bacterium.
GTTTGGTATAACCGCCTACGTCCGTTCTGGAGCCGGCGGACATGCGGGTAACGCCCAGGAACATAAGCCGGTCCCTGAAAGCGGCGGACTCCCGGGTAGAAATGGTGATGCCCGCCCGGGGCAGAAACAGCCGATAGGCCAGAATAAATTGAACAAAGGTCTTATCGTCTACCGAATGGGACGGAATGAAACCGCCTTCTGCGGTGTTCATGCGCGGCAGCGACAGGCTGATCTCGGTGTTCAGGAAGTTGTCTTCAAGGTATTTGGCGTGCAGGCCGGCCATAAAGGCTTCACGCCGTATTTCACCCAGGCCGAAAAGCGCGCCCACGTTGATCATGCGAAAACCGGCCTTCGCGCCTCGTTCCGGTGTATCCAGCCGGTATTGATAATCCGTTTTTTTCCCGGCCAGATGGACCTGTTTATAGATATCGCGATCATAGACTTCCTGGTAAATTGTCATGCCATCCACGCCTGCGGCCTTCAGGCGGATATATTCGTCCGTATCCATGGGAAACATTTCGATGGATACCGAAGAAAAGCGTTTTTTAATGATCTGAATGGCCGCTTCAATATAATCGATGGGGGTTATTTCCCGGTTTTCACCCGTCAGCACCAGAATATGCCGCATTTCAGTGCGCGAAATGGCCTCGGCTTCCGCTTCGATTTCATCCAGGGTCAATTTTTTCCGACGAATGTTGTTGGTGCGATTAAACCCGCAATAAACGCACTCGTTGCTGCAATAATTTGAAATATACAATGGAATGTAAAGCTGAATGGTCCGGCCGAAATATTGAATCGTCAGTTGCCTTGCCTTTTGCGCCATCGGCTCGAGATGGGGGAGGGCGGCGGGCGACAGCAAGGTTAAAAAATCCTGCCAGGTCAGCTTGTCCTTTGACAGGCTTTGCACCACCTGCGTATCGGACACGCTGTTAAAAAAGCCTTTAAAATCAAAAGACTCAAATTGTAATACCCTGCCATAAAATGACATTTATAGTTATTCCCTTGGTTGCACGCCGCATTTTTATAAGGATAAAAAACCGGTCAGGGGCGAAGAGGCCACCGCGGTCTTGCGCGCTTCTCTCATTTTGGCCAGAAAGGCCATTCGGCCGGCCGCAACTGCCATGGAAAAGGCTTTGCCCATGGTCGCCGGATCCTCGGCGGAAGAAATGGCCGTATTGACCAGGACGGCATCAGCGCCCATTTCCATGGCGGCGGCCGCATGGGATGGGCGCCCGATGCCCGCATCCACAATAACCGGTACCCGGCAGTTTTCAATCAGCATTTCGATCAGCGCACGGGTCTCAAGCCCCCGGTTGGAGCCGATGGGCGCGCCCAGCGGCATGACCGCAGCCGCCCCTGCGTTTTCCAGCTGCCTTGCCAGCGGCAAATCC
It includes:
- the thiH gene encoding 2-iminoacetate synthase ThiH — protein: MSFYGRVLQFESFDFKGFFNSVSDTQVVQSLSKDKLTWQDFLTLLSPAALPHLEPMAQKARQLTIQYFGRTIQLYIPLYISNYCSNECVYCGFNRTNNIRRKKLTLDEIEAEAEAISRTEMRHILVLTGENREITPIDYIEAAIQIIKKRFSSVSIEMFPMDTDEYIRLKAAGVDGMTIYQEVYDRDIYKQVHLAGKKTDYQYRLDTPERGAKAGFRMINVGALFGLGEIRREAFMAGLHAKYLEDNFLNTEISLSLPRMNTAEGGFIPSHSVDDKTFVQFILAYRLFLPRAGITISTRESAAFRDRLMFLGVTRMSAGSRTDVGGYTKPMESSTAQFEITDQRDAAQIIQAIRDQGFQPVFKDWELI